The region GCGAGGAAACGGCCAACACCATCAGCCACGGAATCGGCCTGATTGCGGCCATTATTGCCACGCCCTTCATGATAGTCCGGGCCATTCGCCTGGAGGACCCGGCCTTTGTGGTGGGCGTCAGTATCTTTTGCGCAACCATGATCGTACTGTACCTGGCCTCGACGATTTACCACATCCTGCCCCACGGGCGCGCCAAGCGGGTGTGTAAAGATATCGACCACTCCGCCATTTATCTGTTGATTGCCGGTACTTACACCCCCTTTACGCTGGGCGCTCTTAGCGGCCCCTGGGGTTGGACCCTGTTTGGCATCATCTGGGCATTGGCGGCCTTCGGGGTACTGATGAAAAGCCTGAGGAAACTGCACCACCCGGTACTCTCGGTGGGGCTGTATCTGATCATGGGCTGGATGGTGTTGGTGGCGTTGCACCCGCTGACCCGTGAGGTACCGGCCGCCGGCATCGCCTGGTTGGCAGCCGGCGGCGCGTCTTATACGCTGGGCGTGGTGTTCTATGTGCTGGACTCGAAGGTCAAGTTCGCCCACTTCGTCTGGCACCTGTTTGTGCTCGGGGGCACCCTCTGCCACTTTGTCGCGGTGTTTGGCTACGCTCACTGAACGGTGGGCGTGCGGTCAAAAAATCCAGGCGATCATCAACCAGAAAATCACGAAAAACAGGAAGAAGCCCAGCAGCATAAACTGCAATTCCCCCAGCAGGCCATCGCCGGAGGCCACGGCAAACACCAGAAACAACACGACCGTGACAAAGAAGGAGACAATGGCGGCGGTTTTCAGCCCCATGCCGGGCTCGAGATAGGCGGCCGAGAACTCGGCCAGGGAGGGCAACAATAACATCGCCGCCACGCCCACCAACACCACCAGCGACACCAGGACAATGGCGATCTTGCGGGATTCGTTTCTGTCCTTGCGATCTTCTTCCCCCACCATTACCGGGCGCCTCCGTTCTGGCGGGCCTTGATCAATTCACGCACCCGGTTGGGATCCGGCATCCCCTTGGCTTCGATTTCCGGCTTGTCACCGGCGGTAAAAATCTGAATGGTGCCGACGCCGAAAATGCGATTGAAGAAGCTCTGGTTCACCCGCACGGTTCGGATACCGGAAATACTGAACTCGGCGCGGTTTTTACTGAGCAGTCCCTCCTCATACAGGATGTCGTGCTCTTTGACTGTGAGTTTCGAGCCCTTGCACTGCAAGTACCACCAGAGCAGAATCAGCAGTCCCAACCCGAACACCGGGATCAGCAGCAGGCTGACGATAAAACCGATGGGGTTGTTCTTGAACATGGCGGGGTGTTCGGAGTACAGGGGTTCACTCATGGCAGGCTCCTTATTCTTGAGTCAATGAGCTTGATGATAGCACTCCCTTGCGCGCCCTGCAGCCGGGGTGGTTCACACCCCGGACGATTCATCTAGTGTACCCCGAGCGGCAACTCGCGGTAGCGGTTCTTGCCCGAGCCGCCGTCGGCGCCGCCGTCGTACACATAGCCGTACACGGCCGACTCTCCGTCCTGCTTGACCAGTGCACCGCGCACCCACTGTACCGGTTCATCGTCAACCAACAGCCGGGCTTCACTCCAGTGGCCCTCGCCTCGGCGCTCGGTGTGGTAAAGGTGGCCGGTATTCTCTTCAATAAACAACACCTGGACACTGTTGCCATGGGCGATGGCATCGGCCCCGGTCTGATCAGCGTCGACGGCATTCTGGACCACGGTGCGGTCGGTCACCTGGACCGGGTCGCTCCAGTTGCCCTCGGCGTCGACCCGCCGCTCCCACAGGTAGCCGCTCGCCAACCGATAAATCACGACAACCGTCTCAGACTCCGACTGATACACCAACGGCAGAATGGAGCCGATATCCTCACTGTCGGTGCCGAGCCCCTCCGCGAAGGCTTGCCGCTCAGTCAGTTCATCATGGGGCAACAGTTGACGATAAAACGCCCTGCCGTCGTTACCGGTGTAAGCCAGGTGCACCACGTCACGCTTTCCGAGCACCAGCGCCGGACCGGACAGGGCCGGACCGGTGTCGGCATCAATCACGGTTTCCTCGCTCCAGTCACCCTTGGGTGAGCGGGTGCGGGTGTGAATTTTATCGGGGCCACCGTAGACCGCCACCACGCTACCATCGGAGCGCACCGCCAAATCGGCCACCTGGGTGGGGGGCTCTTCCGGGGAGGCCAGCCGTTCATCCCGAATGGCCCAGGTATCCGGTTGCTCGGGGTGATCCGAGGTGCGGAAGACGTGATAGAACACATGGTCGGAGGTCTGGTGCAGCATATGGATCTTGTCGTCCACCCGAACCGAGGCGAAGCCTTCCAGGTCGCCGGTTTTCGGGCGGTGTGCACCATCCACTTCCTGCCAGGTCTCGCCGCCATCGGAAGACCTGACGGTCATCAGTGCATTCCAGGTTTCCGCCGGTTCCATCAGGAAGTACAGGTCGCCGCTGTCCGACTCCCAGGGGCCGATGCGCATGGGGGTTTCCACAAAGGTACCTCCCAGGTGACCGTCGGCGACCTCGAGGGTCACCGAGGCCAGTGCCTCCGACGCCAGAGGCTCTCCCGTCTGATCCACCAGGCGGTAGTCAAAGCGGTCCCCGGTTTCATTGAGCGCGGCGTCGTCCGAGAAGCGGCGAATCACGATGGGAAACTCCCATTCGCTGTGCCCGCCCTCCGGTGACCAGACCGGTGTACGATCCGCGAAGCTGATGCCGGCACCACCGGTGAACGGTTGCCCGGAGACGCTCAACAGATCCCGGGTTGGGGCACCGTGTTCGAAGGATGCACTGGCCATAATGCTGGTGCGCGGCGAACGGGGTTGACCTTCCTCCACCAATGCCTGCACGTCCGCCCGACTTCCTTGCGGCACATACAGTCCGGCGACGGAGGGGGGAATGTCCCGCTTGAGATTTTCCGTAAAGACCAGAGCCTCATCATCGTACTCCACGATCAGGTCCTGCCCCTCCATGATCAGTTTCAGCTCAAACCACTGTCCGTGTCTGATGTCGAACGGGTGAGTGGCAAGTGTGGATTCCACACCGTCGCTGACACGGACCACCTGCACGGCGTCGCCGGCTTTTACGTCCACGCGCCAATAGTTTTCGGCATTCTCATAACCGAACACGACGCCTGCCTGGGCGTCCGCCTCTGGCAGGCGCAGGTCAACCGCGAACTCCAGTGGCTCCCAATGGGTTTCATAGCGCCCCAGGGCCAACAGGGCCTGGTCGCCAGCCTGAAGCGTCAGGTGTCCTTTATCGCCATTCGCTGTCCAGGACAGCGCCGAGGCGTCGCCGCTGAGGACGTGCCAGAGCTCGTCCATCGGTTCACTGGGCTGGCGTTCGAAATCCAGTTCATATTCTTTGGCGGGCTGCGGGAAGTTCTCGGCGCCCAGGGGTTCCCACTCGCCATTATTGCGGCGTACTTCAAGCCGGTAACGACGCCCGGTACTGTCCGCTTCAGCGGTTTCCACTTCAAAGCGAATCCGGAAGGGCTCATCGGCGAACACGGTGGCCGGCTCGTTGGTGTCGCTGGCCCAACCGCCGTTGTCATTCAGCGGTATGTCGAACTGCGAACGCACCCGAAACGCGGTTTGCCGATCGTCTTCAGTTTGGGCGGCGTGTTGAGTGTGTTCCGGTTCGGTTTTGCTGCAGCCCATCAATAGCAACGCGCTTAGCGCCCCGGTCAACAGCGGAACTGTGAGGCGGCGCTGGCGCGCCACAGGGCCCATTATCGGTACAACATTCATGATTGGGTTCATGATTCTTCCTTACGACGTAAGTTCGCGTATTTCGATCCGGCCTCGGCCTGACAACGTCCGGGTAACGGTGTCGACGGTCAATTCAGTCGAAAGTACACCGGCAGCGTCCAGGTCATACGGTTCTGGGCGATGTCATCGGGCATCTTGGGCAACGGGTTGGCTTTTTCGAGCATTTCTTCAACGGCTTCATCCAGACTGTCGTGCCCGGTCGGGCGCATCAGTCTGTAATCGAGGATGTTGCCGTCCCGATCGAAGGTGAATGACACCATGGCCATGCCCTGCTCGGCCTTGCGACGGGCACTCATGGGATATTCTTTGTGACGTTCCAGCCAGGCGCTGACCCGGGTGCGGTAATCCGGCGGCGCATCCTGGATGCCACCCGTTGCACCCGCCTGCTGGCGATCCGCCGTGCGTTTGGCGTCCTGATCACTGTGCTCGTCAGCGGACTCGGTCGACTCGTCCGTCTCGGCGGTTTGAGATTCCGGCTCGGGTTGAACCTCGGGTTCTGGCTCCGGTTCGGGTTCGGGCTCGGGTTCCGGCTCCGGTTGTGGCTCCGGCTCCTCCTCGGGTTCCGGCGTTTTGACCGCCGACTCCAAAGGCTCGGGCTCCGGCTGCGGCTGGGGTTCGGGCTCAGGGGCCGGCGTCGGCTGAGCTGGCTTGGGGGGCGGTGCCAACGCGATGGTGATGGACTGGGCCCCCGGATCTTCCGCGCGGTGCACGGTTTCCCGGTCCGACTCCAGACGCACCATGGCCAGGGTGTGCACAGCCATCGCCAGGGACAAGGCCAGGAGCCAGTGAACGGGTCGCGGTTGTTGAATCATTCGCTTTCAGTCAGTAGTTGAATCTGGGCAACACCACCGGCACGCAGCTCGGCCAGCAGTTCGGTCAGAGCGCGGGCTTCCAGTCCGCGGTCGGCTCGCACCTGCAAGGGCGCCTCGGGTTGCTCGCGCTGGGCGAGACGTTCCGCCAGTCGGGTCGGCTCAATGGCCTCGCCCATCCAGGCCAGGCGCCCATCGGCACCAATGGCGAGATATTCCGGCTGGCTGTCCACCGCTTCAGCGTGACGGGTGGTGGCGGGTGTCACGGCAAAAGGCGGCTCCTGGATCAGGGTGCCACTGACCATAAAAAAGATGAGCAACAGAAACACCACATTGATCAGCGGCAGGACATTGTCCTCCGCATTGGTGGTTCGCCGGGGAATGGGCGGCAGGGAGAAATCGGTCTGTTTCAGCATAGCGAGGTTTCGGTTACAGCGGTGGACAGATCAATCAGCGGTTTCGCCCAACGCCAACGCCTGAATACCGGCATGGCCCAACTGGTCAAAGCTGTCGATCAATTCATGGAGCCTGACACCATCCTCGGCGCGCAGTATCACCGAGGAAATGCGCTCAGCCTCCAGGTCCCGAGTCAGTTGCTCTGCCAGTGACTGGAGTGGATACCTTTGCTCGTCATAACGAAATTCTCCGTCGCCCAACAAATAGATATCGGCTGCGGGTATATCGTCATTGCCGGCCGCTTCACTGCCGGTCGCCAACTCCAGGCCGCTCCATTGGGCGAGACTGGAGGCGAGCATAAAAAACAGCAGCAGGTTGAACACCACATCAATCAGGGGTGTCAGGCTGACACTGCGCTTACGACGGGGAGCTACCTCAATTTGCACCGGCCAGGGCTCCTTCCAGCGATGCCTGTCGGGTGCGCGATGCGGCGTCCTGGCCACGGTTTCCCGTCGCGGTTTTCCCACTGGCTTCATCGCTGACCCGGTTGAAGGCGCGACTGGTAAACACGCGGCCCAGCGCATCCTGCATATCTTCGTGCAGGCGCTCGACACTGCGCTCCAGAAAGTTCAGAGCCGCCACCGCCGGAATCGCGACCACCAGACCCACGGCGGTGGTCAGCAGCGCTTCCCAGATACCGCCGGAGAGGACCGACGGATCCACCTGACTGCCGGCCGCTTCCAACTGGTTGAACGCGGCAATCATGCCAATCACCGTACCCAACAAGCCCAGCAACGGGGCGATATTGCCGATCACTTCCAGAGGACGAAAATGCCGACGCAGGACATTGATGTCCCGGGCCGCGGTGCGGGCCACTTCTTCCCGCAGGCTGTCTTCGGGAATACCCGCTTCGCTGCCTTTGACGACCAGGTTCATGGCCTGGGCAATGGGGTTGGGCTGGCCTTTCAGACATTCGCCGGCCTTGTAAGTATCACCCTCACGCCAGGCGTTTATGGCCGGCTCGATAAAACGGCGCTCGCCGAGACGGATGGTACGGAATTGCCATAACTTCAGTACGACAATCGCCAGGGCGTAAATGGACATCAGCATCAGAATCATCACCACTGGACCACCCAGCTCCAATAATTCCGCTAACGTTGCCAAACTGAAACCGTTCATAATGACCTCTACTTCACTTGCGGTGTTGGTGGATGACGGCCTTGGGCCTTATCCACCCGACATGGACCTGTTGATCATCGGCGTCGATGTGATTAACCGGCGTCTACAAAAAATGGGCCGCGCAGCTCGTAAATTCGGCCGTCGGTGTGATCGCCCGTGTAACCTTTCTGGGAGCTGAAATACAGGCGCTCGCCATCGGGACTGAAAGCCGGGCCGCAGATTTCCGAATCACGCTGACCAACCACATTCACCAGTTCAAACGGCGTGATATCGGCACCGACCACTACCAGACGCATCTCGCTGCCGTCTTCGGCCACCAGCACGTCACCACCGGCGGACACCACCAGATTGTCCACATCGTCAATGCCGGGGTTGAAGGCCTGGTCGGACTGTTTGTCGTAAATCAGATCCAGCGTATTGGCATTGGTATCCAACGTCCAAACGCGGTTGTCGCCTTTGGTGGTGAAGTACACCATGCCCTCGTGATACCAGCAGCCTTCCCCACCATCAAACCGTTCGGCGTCGGCTACCTGTTTCCGGGTGGGCAGTTCGCGGCGTTCGGGGTCTTCACCGCCCAGGCGGGGTACCGGGTTGGGCACCGTCTGCCACTGAACCGGGCGGGTCTGCAACGGATCATCGCCGGTCAAGACCGCCACTTCCAGCCGACCTTTGCTCAGGTCGGCACGCCCCCCCTCGGGATAGTGCTCGGGCACAAAGCGATAGAAGTTGCCGTCTTCGGTATCTTCAGTGAGGTAGATGTGGCGGTGCACCGGGTCCACGGCGGCGGCCTCGTGTTTGAACACACCCAAGAGCGGCGCGGGCACGGCGAGCTGACGACCGGTGGGATCGCACTCGTACACCAGGCCTTCATCAATTTCTTCGCAGGTCAGCCAGGTTCCCCAGGGTGTGGGGCCACCGGCGCAATTGTTGGTGGTGCCGGTACAGATGGCGTAACTGTCGACCACCTCGCCTTGCGCGTTAAAACGCAGCGCGCCCACGCCACCCTGGCGCCAGGCTCCCACTTCGGAGTTGGACACATAGACCCAACCCCCGTCGTCCATCGGGAAGGTGGCGCCGCCGTCAGGCAGCGCATGCCATACATAATCGGAACCGGCATGGGCCCGCTGTCCCGTGCGTGCCACTTCGCGAACGGCGAAGCCACGGGGCACCCTCATTCGGGTGTTCGGGTCGTTTTCAACCGCGACTTCGTGCAAGGTGCCCGCGAGGTTGGGAATGTTGCTGACTTTCTTTTTCAGCGCCAAAGGCTTAGCTGAACGAGGGGAACCTTGTGTGGTGCAGCCCCACAGGCCCGGGCCGACCGCGAGCACTCCCGAGGCGATCAGGCTTCTCTGCA is a window of Marinimicrobium sp. C6131 DNA encoding:
- the trhA gene encoding PAQR family membrane homeostasis protein TrhA yields the protein MNTATQALKGRLQTVGEETANTISHGIGLIAAIIATPFMIVRAIRLEDPAFVVGVSIFCATMIVLYLASTIYHILPHGRAKRVCKDIDHSAIYLLIAGTYTPFTLGALSGPWGWTLFGIIWALAAFGVLMKSLRKLHHPVLSVGLYLIMGWMVLVALHPLTREVPAAGIAWLAAGGASYTLGVVFYVLDSKVKFAHFVWHLFVLGGTLCHFVAVFGYAH
- a CDS encoding PH domain-containing protein, whose protein sequence is MSEPLYSEHPAMFKNNPIGFIVSLLLIPVFGLGLLILLWWYLQCKGSKLTVKEHDILYEEGLLSKNRAEFSISGIRTVRVNQSFFNRIFGVGTIQIFTAGDKPEIEAKGMPDPNRVRELIKARQNGGAR
- a CDS encoding sialidase family protein, giving the protein MNPIMNVVPIMGPVARQRRLTVPLLTGALSALLLMGCSKTEPEHTQHAAQTEDDRQTAFRVRSQFDIPLNDNGGWASDTNEPATVFADEPFRIRFEVETAEADSTGRRYRLEVRRNNGEWEPLGAENFPQPAKEYELDFERQPSEPMDELWHVLSGDASALSWTANGDKGHLTLQAGDQALLALGRYETHWEPLEFAVDLRLPEADAQAGVVFGYENAENYWRVDVKAGDAVQVVRVSDGVESTLATHPFDIRHGQWFELKLIMEGQDLIVEYDDEALVFTENLKRDIPPSVAGLYVPQGSRADVQALVEEGQPRSPRTSIMASASFEHGAPTRDLLSVSGQPFTGGAGISFADRTPVWSPEGGHSEWEFPIVIRRFSDDAALNETGDRFDYRLVDQTGEPLASEALASVTLEVADGHLGGTFVETPMRIGPWESDSGDLYFLMEPAETWNALMTVRSSDGGETWQEVDGAHRPKTGDLEGFASVRVDDKIHMLHQTSDHVFYHVFRTSDHPEQPDTWAIRDERLASPEEPPTQVADLAVRSDGSVVAVYGGPDKIHTRTRSPKGDWSEETVIDADTGPALSGPALVLGKRDVVHLAYTGNDGRAFYRQLLPHDELTERQAFAEGLGTDSEDIGSILPLVYQSESETVVVIYRLASGYLWERRVDAEGNWSDPVQVTDRTVVQNAVDADQTGADAIAHGNSVQVLFIEENTGHLYHTERRGEGHWSEARLLVDDEPVQWVRGALVKQDGESAVYGYVYDGGADGGSGKNRYRELPLGVH
- a CDS encoding energy transducer TonB; amino-acid sequence: MIQQPRPVHWLLALSLAMAVHTLAMVRLESDRETVHRAEDPGAQSITIALAPPPKPAQPTPAPEPEPQPQPEPEPLESAVKTPEPEEEPEPQPEPEPEPEPEPEPEPEVQPEPESQTAETDESTESADEHSDQDAKRTADRQQAGATGGIQDAPPDYRTRVSAWLERHKEYPMSARRKAEQGMAMVSFTFDRDGNILDYRLMRPTGHDSLDEAVEEMLEKANPLPKMPDDIAQNRMTWTLPVYFRLN
- a CDS encoding ExbD/TolR family protein; protein product: MLKQTDFSLPPIPRRTTNAEDNVLPLINVVFLLLIFFMVSGTLIQEPPFAVTPATTRHAEAVDSQPEYLAIGADGRLAWMGEAIEPTRLAERLAQREQPEAPLQVRADRGLEARALTELLAELRAGGVAQIQLLTESE
- a CDS encoding ExbD/TolR family protein, coding for MQIEVAPRRKRSVSLTPLIDVVFNLLLFFMLASSLAQWSGLELATGSEAAGNDDIPAADIYLLGDGEFRYDEQRYPLQSLAEQLTRDLEAERISSVILRAEDGVRLHELIDSFDQLGHAGIQALALGETAD
- a CDS encoding MotA/TolQ/ExbB proton channel family protein, producing MNGFSLATLAELLELGGPVVMILMLMSIYALAIVVLKLWQFRTIRLGERRFIEPAINAWREGDTYKAGECLKGQPNPIAQAMNLVVKGSEAGIPEDSLREEVARTAARDINVLRRHFRPLEVIGNIAPLLGLLGTVIGMIAAFNQLEAAGSQVDPSVLSGGIWEALLTTAVGLVVAIPAVAALNFLERSVERLHEDMQDALGRVFTSRAFNRVSDEASGKTATGNRGQDAASRTRQASLEGALAGAN
- a CDS encoding alkaline phosphatase PhoX — protein: MKNVESKSTGNRKGLVNEQRRRLLQRSLIASGVLAVGPGLWGCTTQGSPRSAKPLALKKKVSNIPNLAGTLHEVAVENDPNTRMRVPRGFAVREVARTGQRAHAGSDYVWHALPDGGATFPMDDGGWVYVSNSEVGAWRQGGVGALRFNAQGEVVDSYAICTGTTNNCAGGPTPWGTWLTCEEIDEGLVYECDPTGRQLAVPAPLLGVFKHEAAAVDPVHRHIYLTEDTEDGNFYRFVPEHYPEGGRADLSKGRLEVAVLTGDDPLQTRPVQWQTVPNPVPRLGGEDPERRELPTRKQVADAERFDGGEGCWYHEGMVYFTTKGDNRVWTLDTNANTLDLIYDKQSDQAFNPGIDDVDNLVVSAGGDVLVAEDGSEMRLVVVGADITPFELVNVVGQRDSEICGPAFSPDGERLYFSSQKGYTGDHTDGRIYELRGPFFVDAG